ctctTTTGATTTTCTACTAACAATACAACATTAacccactaatttaagcactaaaccaccatAAATTTCATAAtccatcatcaaatcagtccatccatcaaatgtgggagttcatagagcccacacaaccaatttttcatcataaacgagctacccacatgcatgcatgaacttataATTGCTCTACTACTTCCATAAGACAAGATTTGGAGGTTTGATCATCACCTACTTGTTTGGATGTAGCAAGGCAGAATTTTGGTCCTCTCTTGATCCAAGAAATCTGTGGAAAGTGAGATCCTTTTGTAGCTTAAGTGGTCCTCTGAGTGATTAGCTaagtgtggttaaattttggtgtgatttggtggtgtttttgttgaagaaataaagaggagaaattgaagaacttgGAGTGTTCTTCTCCTTCTTGATAGCCGGCCAAgagagagtgaggagagagagagtgtggtGCTGAAATAAAGCTTCTAAAGTAAGCTTAAATGTGTGGCTCTAATTTggccaaaagtcaactcttcaatagtgcgcgttcgtgcgcgttttgtgctcgattcctctcgagtttatttcactactgcactaaacctccaatacacttatattcatataaatattattcactcttaattgtcccaaaataagggtctaaagtcccgtAATTAAATCGCGCGGGTAAAAACGCGTATTCCAAATTaggcgcgataaagcgaaaccttcaagaaattcttataacgatagtactaacaACTATcatttgagtacttaaacataaaattacctattttaagaccattgtacaagtttccaatttttcaaacttattgtaccctcaatcggttaaaatttccaaacacgttttcactattttcattaaacgagcttccaaaaattaatttttgaaacaagtcactttaaaaatataatgaagctataattccatgtatttaggtctaataaggatagaaaataatattctgggcaaatatccaaataaataattaaatgagccaaaaatagggttttaaaaataagaattttacgaatcctcacatgagtctagtattaattcctcaattaatctttcttaatctactattgatcattcttaattcccCAATATTATACACTCCCGATCCAAGTGTAGCCTCGAAAACATGCACTCGTTATTCCGAACTAAAGGAATTTTCAAAAgtagattttctaacaaaacaCTTTAAAACTATAAAAGAGacgttgttccatataaatggatttaaaatagtCGAAAacaaataattcggagaaaatgagtgaataattatttaaataacccagtaatattctataaaaataagaaaattttcaagtcctcacaaaTTTCCAGTAGTACTTGAAGGTTACTTGGATGCTAGTTGGTTCACTAGTGTGACTGACAAGTATTCTACAACCAGGTGGATATTCACATTGAGAGGTAGTGCAATCTCTTGGGCTTCTAAGAAGCAAACTGTGATTGCTCACTCCACCATGGAAGTTGAATTCATAGCTTTGGCTGTTGCATGTACAAAGGTAGAATGGCTTAGGGATTTGTTATTTGATATCAAGTTGTGGCCACGACCTATGCCTTCGATCTCTTTATATTGTGATAGTGAAGCCACTATGTCTAGGATCTTAAATAAGGTATATAATGATGAATCTAGATATATTAGTCTAAAACATGAGTATCTTAGATAAATGTTGAGAGATGACATTGTGGCAATTGTACATGTAAGAATGTAAGAAAATTTATTGGATTCATTGACTAAGCCTTTACCAAGGGACTTAGTGAATACAACGTCATCGGGAATGGGGTTGAAACCATTTGTCGAAAGTCACTTCTAATGGGAACCCTACCTTTATTCTAGCACTACCACTATATGAAAAGGTTTAAAGAGTAAAACAAGTTGTTAAGTGATTGTGAACACTAGTACTTTGTATACAAAGTTACCCTACTAGTGTGTAAAATCAGAGGTTGAGTACATGATCAATTACATTTTTAATGAAATGTAATTGCTTTCAAAGTGCTTTCTTACGTAAAGCTTGAAAGTGATTTCACCTATATGATCATAGAATGGTACCGCTTCTAGTACATATGTGATTTACTTTTGTAAATGATCATGAAATTAGGATGGAGCAAATGGCTGGCAATAGTGCTAAAATTTTGTGAAGTGATCAAATGTTTAAATGCCATATGTGTGGTATTTCTTGGCTAATTTACAAATCTTAGTTTAATGTTTTATAAAAAACCATGATTTGATTAGTTCAAAGCGATATACTAACACTAAAAGATACGTTTAAACCTAACGATACTTATCTTTATGCATGGTGTTTTATGTGTGttagtttatttatttcattcacaAACTAAGTGCGGGATTGTTAGAATAGTTTGTGAATTGAAATAGAAATAAAACttgttaaattcaaaataatggATGAAAGGAAAATGCTTAATGTAGCCTCTTGATGACCATTATAGTGAGGAAATGGTTTTGGGGTTTTTTTGTCCATTGAAGAAGACTAATTGCAACCTTTTGATGATCATTACAGTGAGGAAATGGTTTTGGtattcactacaagaaatttggccttTTGTGACAATATTATCAGTGACAACGAAAAACTTGTCATAGTTGACCCAATTCAGTGATGAATTTTGACGTCATCACAGATGAGCTCGCATAGACTTTATCATCAGTGACAACATGGGATTAGTAGCCACAACATGGGTGGCGCACAACCTGTTGGTGTGGCGGGAAATTACCTTCGTGACGACCTAGGAAAATGTTGTTACTAAAATGGTCCACATAGTGACAACAATTAGTCGTCACTGTCTAAAGTACTTGCTCCTaaatcactttcattaattctactatgccaccctaacttttgcgatttagccccaaatgtgataaaaaaattcattaattctattatgacactttaacttttgcaatttagccccatatgtagtgcaccaatttctttaattctacgattacaccctaacttttgcaatttagccacatatgtaattcaccaatttcattaagtcaactatggcactctaacttttgcaatttatccAGATGTGTCATACatgaattttattaattctactatggcacccTATGGTGTTGCAATTTAGCCCTTTTTTATTAGCAAAATACAAAAGGTATCTTAATAAGTTATGTatacatattttataatttttccaaGCTTAGgtaaaaatttgttataaatgaaaaaaattcatatATTCCCTATTTATCATGATGACAACATGgtgaaaaattaataattaggATAATCTGAAGATAGAGATAGTTACTAGTAGAATTTAACAATAAAACTGAATAACAAATTAAGTCTAATACTAACATTTGCATATCAAAAGATTGTTATTAATTATAATAGTCACATTTATCATTTATGAACTGGTACTTATACCAAATAGATTTAGCATTTCGTACATGTATTCGCAAACTATTTTGATTGTTCGATCAATTAATTCGATTGTCaggtgtgtatgtgtgtgtgtgcctctctctctctctgtgtatatatatacatatatgtgtatatatatgtatgtatgtatgtatgtacgTACGTACCTAAAAATTatataagaataaaaatatatgtatatatggtCATAGacaaatttctttaattctactatgacacCCTAAAACTTTTAATTTAGCCTCTACATTCTTTCTATTAGAATAACATTGAAGACATCTCAATAACTTATGTCCAGATATTTCATGTTTTCCTaaaacttaagtaataattatATCTAAATCTCAAAAATGTCATAAAGTCTTCATTTTATCCTATAGCAAGCGTCTAGATATATTATTAATAAGCATGATTAATTGAATAAGGAGTTGGCAACAACTTGAAGAACTTCATACAAAGTTAAGTCTAGTAATCACATGTACACGAGTAGAAAACAATATAAAGTGTAATGTTTACATGTTTAGTAGTTTTATGGAGAAGTATTTGGAGCAATTAAAATTGGTGTTTCTTACATGTTATGGCAAAAAGTGTTAATAAATCTAACTAAACCTTCAGAGTAGTCTTGTCAAactacaatatatatatatatatatatatcttaatGGTTAATAACTCTTGTCATATATGATAAAAACGTTGCATGCTGTACAGATCATGACAAAATAAATTGAACTTTAGATAAATTAACAACTTCAAGTTTATTGAGATATTACCTGGTATCCTTATTGAGCCtttgtttggaaggaaaattttttttattagatagcccatttgaaatttttgttcaatcaccaacatatatttgtaattaattttttaattttttattattttttgtctcatatatatcatatcACATCAAATAATGTGATATAGTATGAGTCTATACAAAATTCCGCATAACCTTCTGTTCAAACATACTCAATTTTGAAGGTCATCCCTTTGAGTggtggaaaaaaaattaaaaaattaaaagaagaaaaagttgtacacaaacacacacacacacaaatatatatggaaaagaaaagagcttTGGTGTCGACAACCAATGAGGATCGATGAGTATTCAAGATCTACGATTGCAACTTTGTGCTCTGTTACAGAGAATCGGAATCAGTTACCCACTAGTTCTTCAAATTGAATTAGTCCTTCTGGACTTTGGCTCCTCAACCAAAACAGAAGGATATTCCTGATGGTTGATTGAAGGCCAAGCCTTTTCTTCTGTCTGCGCGCATTTAGATATTTGTGCGTAATAGCTTAGTTTACTTGGCTTTGTTGCATCTTTTTCCAATTCGATAGGAACTTCTCACCCATAGAGGTAACTTTCCTTTGCCTTTTAGATCCAGCACCTTACTCTATCGTAGTGCAACTAGCAGAAAACATTCCCACTAACTAAAAAATCCACCTGCTCAACAAGGTTCAAAACCTTTGACATACTGCACACGGGGGCATTCATGATTCGTCAAAGCACCACATGAGGCGTTAAGTTACACTTAAATGGCTTCATGTCATCACTGCATCTAGATAATCAACAACACACACAAGGCATCCGAAACGAGCAATAGGTTAGGTACTTTCTTGTTACTTCTCtgttttattttgttaaaatttttaagTGTGCCTATTTCACTAGAAAGTCAAAATGAAGAATTGTTTAGTTAAGATTTCTTTTTCTACTTAAAGATGCCCACATGACTAGACTAAAGATTTGAAGCAGTTGAGACAGTAAACTTTGACTTTCTCATTGTTAGTAACATTGCCGATCTTGTAAGCTCTACTGCGGATCAATTTTGTCATTCAAATATACCTATATGTAGCTTATTTCTTGCTAATTTTGAAGTCTTTTAGTTATTAAGTTATTGTAGATTTACGTATTCTAATCGCTATAAAGTTTTGACAGTAGTAACTTTGAGATTTTGGGCAGAATTCAACTAAAACTGCATTTACACAAAAGAGGCAACCATGTATAATTAGCTTTCATTAATTTCTTGGCTGGTATGATACCAAAGATAAATACATTTGAGTCCCCTATTTTTAGATTTTTGTAAATTTTGCTGGAGATTTGACATTCAATCATTTGTTCATTTATTTTCAAGGACTGGAGACAATTTTGTGATGATAATGGTTGGAAAATACtgtaaaataattttgaatGCTGAAAGTTTGTGTTCCTTTAATATGTTTAGTCTTGCTTTCATTAGTTGGCTGACTTAACCTTTTTTAGTTTCCTTTTTGGTGATAAAAGCAGAGAATTAGTTGCTTGTTTATTGAACAAAGGAGAAGGAATAAATAGGAATAAGCAGATTGGGGGTCTTGAAGGGTATAGAAGGAGAGAGTTGGTGATTGGGActtaataaattaataaattctttTAAATTGTGTTAGGCAAAATTTAATGACTTGACCTAATGCTTATGCTGTCAAGTATAATAATGTTTCTCCTTGACACATTTGCCAATTTACAATCATAAAGAATGTGTTTGCTTATGCTTGTATGGAACAAATATGCTGTTTTGGTTCTAAAACAAAAACTACAAAGGTAAACATCAACAACAACATATGAAATTATACTTGGGTCTTGTTTCTGGGATTTCTATTTTAAAGAAGTTTTGCGAGTATTTTGATTAAGTCAAGTACTATAAAGACGGTTAATGCAAACAAAATTGAATTATCCAGAACTTTATTTTTTGTTAGAGAAGCATCAAGTGGTATGACATAGGGGGAGGTACTTGTGAATGGGGAGAAGAGAAGCATGTTTTCTATTTGGAATTCTTTTCAATAAGCATGTATTTATAATGTTGGTGTCTGAAAAACATGACACTTTCCAGTTTACTATAAGAACTTATAACTTGCCTGGATGCAATGAGTTTGGGGTGCGGATTCAATAGAAAATTTACTAAGTTGGTGGGGTCATTTTCTTATTTATAGAAGCCACTCTTTAAGTTTAATTTGTCAATTATATCAAGTTAATTTTGGTTGACATAACCCTTAATAGTAGAATTGAAACAAACTTGACTTTATTGATCTCTAACGAGGTACTTTGTGTACATTTTATCTATATTCTAATTCGTATGTTTTGATTGAAACTCTTGTTTGATTGATTCTTTTACCTCTTATCATATTGACTTAACTGGATTTTTGTTCAGTATAACTAttcattcaaattcaaattgacttcactgaattttttttttaataaaaaattttattcaaaagaGGGTTAACGTACATGAAAAGCGGCTAGCATTCCGCCAGTAAGTCTAGGCCAAACGGACATAAGGCATCTGTACCCTATCTAGGCGGGCTAGGCCCCGTATATGGTCGCTAAGTGGGGAGGGAGGGAAACTCTGGCTGACACACGTCGAGCTTGCCAGGCATGCCAGTCCATCTGCAACTGCATTTGCTTCTCTGTAGACATGAGTGAAAATCACCTGGCGGTCCAGCACTAAGGATTGAATACATGAGATAGTATGCCATAATCTCCAAGGTACTCTTCCGTTGCCATTCACCATATTCAGCAATGCCTGAGAGTCCATTTCAACTTGTAGAGAGTGAAAGCTAGCGGAGCATTGCAGACCTTCCAGCAATGCCATGGCCTCCGCTTCCATATTGGTTCGTGATCCCAAAAATAACGAGAAGCCTGCTAGAATGTTACCATCCGAGTCACGAAACACCCCTCCAGCTCCAGCGTGTCATGGATTCCCTAGGGATGAGCCATCAATATTTAGCTTGACGTACCCGATGGGCGGCTTTGTCCATGCAATCTAGCGTGGCTGCGCCAACTCCCTCCGCTTCATACAAAGGAATAGGCCCGAGCGAACCAACTCACAGTCACCCCGTGTTACCTGGACAAATGGGTGGACCTACGAGATGCCGAGCAACAAAGCTTGGATATTCCAGCAAATCTGTGTCGGTGTCAATACGACCCCCTCGTATATTGCCGTGTTCCTAGCCTTCCACAACCCCCAACATGTAAGTGACGGCAATACTCTACACATCGCCCCCCCGACAGTGCTTGGGGAGTGACCAAGCCACCACTGCTGCAAGCGACAGAGGATACCAGCTGGGCCTGCAACAGGTACCGATAGCGCCCTAGAGAAAAAATTCCATACCTCAGTAGCCAGGGTGCATTCTGAAAATACGTGATCTTGAGACTCCCCACCCAGACAGAACTGGCATTTGGAAGGAAGCTGGAAACCAAACCGCCGCAAGGCCTCAGGGAACGGCAGGTAGCAGTTAAGCAGCTTCCACATGAAGACGGCAATCTTGCAGGGGACGCGATCACTCCAAATACACTGCCTGGACCCAAGGCACGCCCTCTTAGGCTGCAGTGCACCCCATGCAGAGGAGACACTGAAATCACCAGAAGGGGTGAGGACCCAGGCCCGCCGAACTCTGCCATCCAAAACTATATCTTCGATGAACTGGTCCACCGTATCACGCACGGCCAGCATCCGACGCCAGACCCTGGACAGCCGAGTGTTGCTCCACTATCCGGACTATAGCGAGACCTCATAAAGGTCGCCCATAGTGAGGTCGGATTCTGGAACACTCCGCCACTGGTCGTCCGCCGCGTTCCTCCCCTCCTGGGCCTGGGAACCCACAGCCCTGACAACCTCACCTCCCGTCGGACAGCCCCTGTTCTCCCGCCTATGCTGCCGACAGTCCAGACTATAGTGTCCCTGGCGGTTGCAAGTCGAACAGTACGATGGTAGGTTCTCGTACGTTACCCGCTGCCAGAAGCCATGGATGCCTGCTCCAATCCAGATGCAAACCGGCAACCCCTTGGAAATATCAAGATCATTGCAGATACGGGCAACACTGGGTCGGGACAGACTTGCAGTCGCAGCATCAACTTGCAGGGGGCTGCCAATAGCAGTAGCGATGGAGAACAGCGATGCTTTATCAAAAAAATGAATGGGTAGATGTTCCAAAGCAACCCAGACAGGTGCATGTGTGGATTCACTGGTAACCTTAAAATCTGGCGACCATTTAAAAGTGCGCACGGGAAAGCCAGAGATGTTCCACAGTCCCTTTGTCCAACAATGCAGATAATCCTCTTCCAAACAAAATCTTATGAGGATATGCCGTTGATCCAGAAGACCAATGGTGAAAGTGGAAGCGAAACCTATCGTTGAGCAAGCCTTACGAATATTATCAAGGTTCGGCCTTCCGTGGGAGAACTTCCCCACAACCACGAATCTAAAGGGTGCGGCCAGCTTTGTAATGCCCTCCTCCGAGAACATGACGGCTGGTTCCCCTTTAAACTGAGCAGCAGGTTTGATCTTGCAAGGGGATGGCGCCGACTGATGCTGAAGGACGGTAGCAAAGGAACGGCCATCCCTTTCTTCTGGCGGCTGGTGGCCAGCCTGATGCTGAAGGCCAAAGGAAAAATGGCCCCTAACCTTCCCAAAATAGCAAAGCCGAGAGAAGAatctaaaccctaaacccttcTGGCGGCGCAAAGATTACTGGATTTTTGTTCAGTATGACTATTCATTCAAATTCACTAGTGTATGCTTATAATGGCATACTTTTTGAGTGAAATCAATTCTAATGCGTATGATACTTTTCTTTCAATGCAGTACAATGATATTAAATGCTCATGAGGAGATGAGAAAGATTGGCTTTTGGATATGCTCATGAAGATGACTTCAGTTTGACACAAATTGCTGCTTTAGTCTATGTTTTTGTTTAGAAAGAGTACTCTATTTTTTTGGATGCATAATGGCTGTTACTACTTGAAGTAATGCGGACTTAATACTCTATTGTTTGGATGGATAATGGCTGTTAGTCCTTGAACTAATGTGGGCTTTGGAACCCATTTTGGTTGATGtgtgttttgatgaatttagaAATGTTTATAACCATATATATATTTGAGGGTTCATTGTACGTCAATTACTGTCATTTTTTGCAATAGTCGAGCTACAATTTTTTGCTATGGTTGTTGAAAATGCAACACAAGTAGGCTTTTTATGGCAAATTTCAGACATTTTAAACAAAGTTCAGTAACTACATCAGGGAAGGTTATCGCTAGCTACAAGTTCAACCAATGACAACAATTCTTGTCACTAACGAACAGGATTATAAGTGACATGTAAAAGTCATCATTATAGAGATGAAATTTGTGACGCTTTTACATTATCTATGATAAAAATACAGGTAAAGCAATGATAAGAAAATTCGTCACA
Above is a genomic segment from Coffea eugenioides isolate CCC68of chromosome 5, Ceug_1.0, whole genome shotgun sequence containing:
- the LOC113771329 gene encoding uncharacterized protein LOC113771329, with product MAALATPKTIGWTPMYGSPSGPNLHQAGHQPPEERDGRSFATVLQHQSAPSPCKIKPAAQFKGEPAVMFSEEGITKLAAPFRFVVVGKFSHGRPNLDNIRKACSTIGFASTFTIGLLDQRHILIRFCLEEDYLHCWTKGLWNISGFPVRTFKWSPDFKVTSESTHAPVWVALEHLPIHFFDKASLFSIATAIGSPLQVDAATASLSRPSVARICNDLDISKGLPVCIWIGAGIHGFWQRVTYENLPSYCSTCNRQGHYSLDCRQHRRENRGCPTGGEVVRAVGSQAQEGRNAADDQWRSVPESDLTMGDLYEVSL